A genome region from Burkholderiales bacterium includes the following:
- the hemL gene encoding glutamate-1-semialdehyde 2,1-aminomutase, giving the protein MQGKNELLFQKSQALIPGGVNSPVRAFRAVGGTPLFFTAGQGARVRDADGRSYIDYVGSWGPLILGHAHPDVVRAVQEAAARGLSFGTPTEAELQMAELLTGALPSLEQVRLVSSGTEATMTAIRLARGFTGRSKIVKFEGCYHGHADSLLVKAGSGALTLGQPNSAGVPAETAAHTLVLDYNDSEMLERAFREHGDAIAAVIVEPVAGNMNLVKPAPEFLQTMRTLCTRHGAVLIFDEVMTGFRVGPRGAQGLFGIAPDLTTLGKVIGGGMPIGALGGRRDIMQRIAPVGPVYQAGTLSGNPVAVAAGLATLRLVSSDEFFVRLASRTAQLASGLEQLARQAGIAFSAQAVGGMFGIYFRAQPPQSYAQVMECDRTRFNRFFHGMLKRGVYLAPSAFEAGFVSAAHGPAEINETLEAASRVFAELA; this is encoded by the coding sequence ATGCAAGGCAAGAACGAACTGCTGTTCCAGAAATCCCAGGCGCTCATTCCAGGCGGAGTGAACTCGCCGGTGCGCGCGTTCCGTGCCGTGGGAGGCACACCGCTGTTCTTCACCGCGGGACAGGGCGCTCGCGTCCGCGATGCCGACGGCAGAAGCTACATCGACTACGTCGGATCGTGGGGCCCGCTGATCCTCGGCCATGCGCATCCGGACGTGGTGCGCGCGGTCCAGGAAGCGGCCGCACGCGGATTGAGCTTCGGCACACCCACTGAAGCGGAACTGCAGATGGCCGAGTTGCTGACCGGCGCGCTGCCGTCGCTGGAACAGGTGCGGCTGGTCAGCTCCGGAACCGAGGCGACGATGACCGCGATCCGGCTCGCGCGCGGGTTCACGGGACGCTCGAAGATCGTCAAGTTCGAGGGCTGCTACCACGGCCATGCCGATTCGCTGCTGGTCAAAGCCGGTTCCGGGGCACTGACACTGGGACAACCCAATTCGGCCGGCGTGCCGGCCGAGACCGCGGCGCACACGCTGGTGCTCGACTACAACGACAGTGAAATGCTGGAACGAGCGTTCCGCGAACATGGCGACGCCATTGCGGCGGTGATCGTGGAGCCTGTGGCGGGCAACATGAATCTCGTCAAGCCCGCCCCGGAATTCCTGCAGACGATGCGCACGCTTTGCACGCGCCACGGTGCGGTGCTCATTTTTGACGAGGTCATGACCGGTTTTCGCGTCGGGCCGCGCGGCGCGCAAGGCCTGTTCGGAATTGCGCCCGATCTCACTACGCTGGGCAAGGTGATTGGCGGCGGCATGCCCATCGGCGCGCTCGGCGGCAGGCGCGACATCATGCAAAGAATCGCCCCGGTCGGACCCGTCTACCAGGCGGGCACGCTCTCGGGCAACCCCGTGGCGGTGGCGGCCGGGCTTGCGACGCTGCGCTTGGTGTCGAGCGACGAATTCTTCGTTCGCCTGGCTTCGCGCACCGCGCAGCTTGCAAGTGGCCTGGAGCAGCTTGCAAGGCAGGCAGGTATCGCGTTCAGCGCCCAGGCGGTTGGCGGCATGTTCGGGATCTACTTCCGCGCGCAGCCGCCACAGAGTTACGCGCAGGTGATGGAATGCGATCGAACCCGTTTCAACCGGTTTTTCCACGGCATGCTCAAGCGCGGGGTCTATCTCGCACCCTCCGCATTTGAAGCCGGCTTCGTGTCGGCCGCGCACGGGCCCGCTGAAATAAACGAGACCCTGGAAGCGGCGAGCCGCGTTTTCGCGGAACTCGCGTAG
- the thiE gene encoding thiamine phosphate synthase — protein MGIRIEGVYAVTPDSDDSAELVRKARAVLAGGVRLLQYRNKSSVPARRVEQAAMLAALCREWEARLVFNDDPALAALCGADGVHLGMHDASIGAARRVLGPERIIGVSCYASLSRALQAQSTGADYVAFGSFFPSTTKAGAPPAPLSLLPQARALIRLPIVAIGGITAENAAVVVEAGADAVAVVNGLFGAADIESAARRLREVVAQAARARDARTESTR, from the coding sequence ATGGGGATTCGGATTGAGGGCGTCTACGCGGTCACGCCCGACAGCGACGACAGTGCCGAGCTGGTGCGCAAGGCGCGCGCGGTGCTGGCGGGCGGTGTTCGGCTGCTGCAGTACCGCAACAAATCTTCCGTTCCTGCTCGCAGGGTCGAGCAGGCCGCTATGCTGGCTGCTCTGTGTCGCGAATGGGAGGCCCGGCTCGTGTTCAACGACGACCCCGCGCTGGCCGCGTTGTGCGGCGCCGACGGCGTGCATCTCGGAATGCACGACGCTTCCATCGGCGCTGCGCGACGTGTCCTCGGGCCCGAGCGTATCATCGGCGTTTCCTGTTATGCCAGCCTGTCACGCGCGCTCCAGGCGCAGAGCACGGGGGCTGATTACGTCGCCTTCGGAAGTTTCTTCCCGTCGACGACCAAAGCCGGGGCACCACCGGCACCCCTCTCGCTCTTGCCGCAGGCACGAGCGCTCATCCGGTTGCCCATCGTGGCCATCGGCGGTATCACCGCTGAGAACGCAGCGGTCGTGGTCGAAGCCGGGGCCGATGCGGTCGCCGTCGTGAACGGCCTGTTCGGCGCGGCAGACATCGAGTCGGCGGCGCGCAGACTGCGCGAGGTTGTCGCCCAGGCAGCGCGCGCGCGGGACGCGAGAACCGAGTCGACCCGATAG
- a CDS encoding hydroxymethylpyrimidine/phosphomethylpyrimidine kinase codes for MALPETAPVQDAPPIVLVFAATDPSGGAGIQADILTLASIGCHPLSVVTAVTVQDTLGVEDLMPIEAEWVADQARRVLEDVAVSAFKIGLLGSAEAVAAIAEVVSDYPEVPLVLDPVLASGRGDPLASEDVISATRELLIPQTTVLTPNSLEARRLVQEDSEESEDIGLEECAQRILGRGCEYVLITGSHENTPQVINTLYDRDGVVRRDHWERLPGAYHGSGCTLASAIAATIAQGSDVPEAVRDAQEYTWQALRRAYRAGMGQLIPDRLFWAREGESEDGDSD; via the coding sequence TTGGCCCTTCCCGAAACCGCACCCGTGCAGGATGCTCCCCCGATCGTGTTGGTTTTCGCCGCGACCGATCCCAGCGGCGGCGCCGGGATTCAAGCCGACATCCTCACGTTGGCGAGCATCGGCTGCCACCCGTTGTCGGTGGTCACCGCGGTCACGGTACAGGACACCCTGGGCGTGGAAGACCTGATGCCGATCGAGGCCGAATGGGTCGCGGATCAGGCGCGGCGCGTGCTGGAAGACGTTGCGGTCTCGGCGTTCAAGATCGGGCTGCTCGGCAGCGCGGAAGCTGTGGCCGCAATCGCCGAGGTGGTGTCGGATTATCCTGAGGTGCCCCTGGTGCTCGATCCCGTGCTCGCCTCTGGACGCGGCGACCCCCTCGCCTCCGAGGACGTGATTTCGGCCACGCGCGAGTTGCTGATTCCGCAGACCACCGTGCTCACGCCGAACAGCCTGGAAGCCCGGCGCCTGGTGCAGGAAGACTCCGAGGAGAGCGAAGACATCGGCCTGGAAGAATGCGCACAGCGCATCCTGGGGCGAGGCTGCGAGTATGTGCTGATCACCGGCTCACACGAGAACACCCCACAGGTGATCAACACGCTCTACGACCGCGACGGCGTTGTAAGGCGCGACCACTGGGAACGTCTGCCGGGCGCCTATCATGGATCCGGATGCACTTTGGCCTCGGCGATCGCGGCCACCATCGCTCAAGGCTCGGACGTGCCGGAGGCGGTACGGGACGCCCAGGAGTACACGTGGCAGGCGTTGAGGCGCGCCTACCGCGCCGGCATGGGTCAACTCATACCCGACCGTCTGTTTTGGGCGCGCGAGGGCGAATCGGAAGATGGGGATTCGGATTGA
- a CDS encoding rubredoxin has translation MTTTETTVYRTYMCLVCGFIYDEAAGLPEEGIAPGTRWEDVPVNWVCPECGARKEDFELVEI, from the coding sequence ATGACCACCACGGAGACGACCGTCTACAGGACCTACATGTGCCTTGTCTGCGGGTTCATCTATGACGAGGCCGCCGGGCTCCCGGAAGAAGGTATCGCGCCCGGAACGCGATGGGAAGACGTTCCGGTGAACTGGGTCTGTCCGGAATGCGGCGCCCGCAAGGAAGACTTCGAACTGGTGGAAATCTGA
- the gloA gene encoding lactoylglutathione lyase, with protein sequence MRILHTMLRVGDLKRSLDFYTQVLGMKLLRQKDYPEGRFTLAFVGYGDEEREAVLELTHNWDTARYDLGNGYGHIAIEVDDAYKACEEVKKRGGKVTREAGPMKHGTTVIAFVEDPDGYKIEFIQRKR encoded by the coding sequence ATGCGAATCCTTCATACCATGCTGCGGGTCGGCGATTTGAAACGCTCGCTCGACTTCTACACACAGGTTCTCGGCATGAAGCTGTTGCGACAGAAAGACTATCCCGAGGGCCGCTTTACGCTCGCGTTCGTCGGTTACGGCGACGAGGAGCGCGAAGCCGTGCTCGAGCTGACCCACAACTGGGACACGGCTAGGTACGATCTCGGCAACGGCTACGGGCACATCGCGATCGAAGTCGACGACGCCTACAAGGCCTGCGAGGAAGTCAAGAAGCGCGGCGGCAAGGTCACCCGGGAAGCCGGGCCCATGAAGCACGGAACCACGGTGATCGCGTTCGTCGAGGACCCCGACGGCTACAAGATCGAATTCATCCAGAGGAAGCGCTGA
- the rsmA gene encoding 16S rRNA (adenine(1518)-N(6)/adenine(1519)-N(6))-dimethyltransferase RsmA, with the protein MSAPGLAPSSVLPHPPHRPRRRFSQNFLVDRDVVRRIVEAIDPRPGDTVVEIGPGLGALTTPLLERLPVLHAVEIDRDVAASLFQRFSPEKLRLHVGDALAFDFSSLGEALRVVGNLPYHICTPLLFRIDRLHAGVRDCHFMLQKEVVERMAARPGSPQYGRLSVMLQYRWGITSLFDVPPEAFRPRPKVWSSVVRLVPHAQLPCRAVDEAMLARLVGAAFAQRRKTLRNALRALLDEKAIAGCGVDPRLRAETLEVVQFVRLADAAAAQISASSG; encoded by the coding sequence ATGAGCGCGCCAGGCCTTGCGCCTAGCTCCGTGCTCCCCCACCCTCCGCACAGGCCGCGCCGGCGCTTCAGCCAGAACTTCCTGGTCGACCGCGACGTCGTCCGGCGCATCGTCGAGGCGATCGACCCTCGCCCGGGTGACACGGTGGTCGAAATCGGTCCGGGGTTGGGGGCGCTCACCACCCCGCTGTTGGAGCGGCTGCCGGTTCTCCACGCCGTGGAAATCGACCGTGATGTCGCAGCCTCGCTGTTCCAGCGCTTTTCGCCGGAGAAGCTGCGGCTGCACGTCGGCGACGCGCTGGCGTTCGACTTCTCGTCGCTGGGGGAGGCGTTGCGGGTGGTGGGTAACCTGCCGTATCACATCTGCACGCCGCTTCTGTTCCGCATCGACCGGCTGCACGCCGGGGTGAGGGACTGCCACTTCATGCTGCAGAAGGAAGTCGTCGAGCGCATGGCGGCGCGACCCGGTTCTCCCCAGTACGGGCGGCTCAGCGTGATGTTGCAGTATCGCTGGGGCATCACGTCCCTTTTCGATGTGCCGCCTGAGGCATTCCGGCCCAGGCCCAAAGTGTGGTCTTCGGTCGTCCGGCTCGTGCCCCACGCGCAACTGCCGTGCCGCGCGGTGGATGAAGCGATGCTTGCTCGGTTGGTCGGCGCAGCGTTTGCGCAACGTCGCAAGACGCTGCGCAACGCGCTGCGCGCCCTGCTGGACGAGAAGGCCATCGCCGGCTGCGGAGTCGATCCGCGCCTGCGCGCAGAGACGCTGGAGGTTGTCCAGTTCGTGCGACTCGCGGACGCCGCGGCAGCGCAAATCAGCGCTTCCTCTGGATGA
- a CDS encoding peptidylprolyl isomerase, with amino-acid sequence MRLIAFAVLLVASLEVRAQNAPLAAQPVLLDRVVAVVNSEVVTKLELEEQVKMAAMQLRRQGAPLPSDDVLERQVLERMVTSRVLAQAARESGLRVDDTQLQRALQRIAEDSKLTLDGFREAIENDGVDFSRFREEIRNEILISRLKEREVDSRIVITEAEIDSYLRNQAAQGDRDDEYNLAHILILVPEEATPEQIQAKKAVAERALAQLKGGTDFRQVSASFSDAQNALEGGVLGWRPAGRLPQLFVDAVRSLNVGDVSPILRSSNGFHILKLLDKRGNRSPVIVQQTHVRHILVRSNEVVSEAEARQRLADLRERVVLGNADFGELARLHSEDASAVRGGDLGWVSPGETVPDFERAMDALQVNEISEPVRSPFGWHLIQVLGRRTEDLSGERQRMAARQAIRQRKAEEAYQEWVRLQRDRAYVEYRIEERQ; translated from the coding sequence ATGCGATTGATTGCCTTTGCGGTTCTGCTGGTCGCGAGTCTAGAAGTACGCGCCCAGAATGCGCCATTGGCCGCGCAACCGGTGCTCCTGGATCGAGTGGTCGCCGTCGTCAATAGCGAGGTCGTGACCAAGCTCGAGCTCGAAGAACAGGTAAAAATGGCCGCGATGCAGCTCAGGCGGCAGGGCGCGCCGCTGCCCTCCGATGACGTGCTGGAACGGCAGGTCTTGGAGCGCATGGTCACCTCGCGCGTGCTTGCGCAGGCGGCGAGGGAAAGCGGTTTGCGCGTCGACGACACACAGCTGCAGCGGGCGCTGCAGCGCATCGCCGAGGATAGCAAGCTCACGCTGGACGGGTTTCGCGAGGCGATCGAGAACGACGGCGTGGACTTCTCGCGATTCCGCGAGGAGATCAGAAACGAGATATTGATTTCCCGTCTGAAGGAACGCGAGGTCGACAGCAGGATCGTGATCACGGAAGCCGAGATCGACAGCTATCTGCGCAACCAAGCCGCTCAGGGCGACCGGGACGACGAATACAACCTCGCGCACATCCTCATCCTGGTTCCGGAAGAAGCGACCCCGGAGCAGATACAGGCGAAAAAGGCGGTCGCCGAACGGGCGCTCGCGCAACTGAAAGGCGGGACGGATTTCAGGCAGGTGTCCGCCAGCTTCTCGGATGCCCAGAACGCGCTGGAGGGCGGCGTGCTCGGGTGGCGCCCGGCCGGACGGCTTCCGCAGCTGTTCGTCGATGCCGTGAGAAGTCTGAACGTCGGTGACGTGAGCCCGATCCTGCGCAGCTCGAACGGCTTTCATATTCTCAAGCTGCTGGACAAACGCGGCAACCGCAGTCCGGTGATCGTGCAGCAGACCCACGTGCGCCATATCCTAGTACGGAGCAATGAGGTCGTGTCGGAAGCCGAAGCCAGACAGCGCCTGGCCGATCTGCGCGAGCGGGTCGTGCTCGGCAACGCCGACTTCGGCGAATTGGCGCGGCTGCATTCCGAGGACGCGAGCGCCGTGCGCGGAGGCGATCTGGGCTGGGTCTCCCCAGGGGAAACGGTTCCGGACTTCGAGCGCGCCATGGATGCCTTGCAGGTCAACGAAATCAGCGAGCCGGTACGTTCACCGTTCGGCTGGCACCTGATCCAGGTGCTGGGACGGCGCACCGAGGACTTGTCGGGCGAGCGACAGCGAATGGCTGCCCGTCAGGCCATTCGCCAGCGTAAGGCGGAGGAGGCCTATCAGGAGTGGGTTCGCCTGCAGCGCGACAGGGCCTATGTCGAATACCGGATCGAAGAGCGCCAATGA